From the Trifolium pratense cultivar HEN17-A07 linkage group LG4, ARS_RC_1.1, whole genome shotgun sequence genome, the window TTTAGGAGTAGTATTTTATTGTATGTTTTTGACGGTTGCTCAACGGAACATATTGGTAGGACCAGACAGTGGTTAACAGCAATAACATCCTTGTCAATGAAGCATCCAAAGCCACCTCATTATTATTCTTAATCTAATCTAAATATCTAACAATCCTATAAAATAGTACCTACCTCACATAACATTTTCATGTGTCTAAATATCATGGAAGACCAAACCAAAGAACTTAGAAAGAGTTGTTTGAGAAAGCTTTTAATGGAAAAGAAGAGTAGGAGCATGTTGTGGTTAAAGAAAGTGAAGAAAGAAATTTGGCCATGGAGATTCTCTGCATTTAGGTGGAAAAGATTGGATCATCTTCAAACAACATTTATGGATAATGTTGTTTTTAGGATACTATCTGTTGCTGAGgttgttgttcttgtttccACCGTTTGCTTCTTCTATCTTTGTTGTGGCTGCCACTTTTGACTTCTAGCTTAATGAAGTAatcttacatttatttattcatttttcacAAGtttagtaactttttttttttggggtaaaTTGATTTTGTGGGTTTATCATATATAACATTGTGGTTACACAAAACttgtaaattttgtaatttttttttcatttatatataagtttcatattttgtttaatCGCATGAATAACTCTTGTGTTatcacaaaaatttaaattactatttaGACACAAATACTCTAAATAGAGGAACCAAAGAATATGAAAGAACATTATACTTTAATATTTACTACTTAACAGGAACTAGAGATTGTATCAATTTCCTCTCAACCGTTTCCATCATCAAAGAATATTAATTGCCCGATATTTCTCCAATACATGTATCAGAGAAGTATCTGACACGTAtcggtcatttttttttaaaaaaatattaattgttcGATACTTCTGTGATACGCGTATCGGGACGTATCGATGTCGGATACGTGTCAGACACGATACTTCACAATTTTTGGAGTATTGGAGCTTCACAAGAAAAAAAGCCATGTAATCACTGAAACAGATGTTCCCAGGGACGGAACCAGGTGCACTTGAAAAGGGGCGGCCGCCACCCATcaaatatatgtatgtatattttttaaatatcaaatttctataatttttactaatagagaattaaagatattcgtaatcaaaagtATGTATTGACATAAGTGCAGTGGTCAAAGagttcttatatttaggacggagagaataatttttttcaggCCCAAAAAATAGAGGCTCAGTGCCTTAAGAGAAACAGCGAAACACATcatgttgaggcaaaatccattttagtgttttaatgacaacaaaccttatggaataaatgttaagttttatgaatgttgatctactgatgtttgcactttagtttttgttgaaagatagatatTATCAAGTGGACGAGCTAGAGGCTACTCacgtcaacaagtgcatttatatactcaaacaatgaaagaataggagtatcatcagataattacaacagtagtatcacaagcttcaagaagatttttaaagactgttgttttgaatcataaaaagattcatcgaaggatcAAGCAAGAAAGTGAGTTTCATGGATAATTGTCTTCCTCATCACTCAAGGATCTCAACAAGTATTGAATAATCAAGGAAGAATTTGAGGATCATAGTTGAAGAATCAGGatggaaaaacctgcatcacaagctactcaagaatatattgattttatgtgacaagggttacaatgagtttttgagttatatgctttgaggatttactactacaattaatattaatgggaatgatgcattcattgaggatcttcaaaacctactcaaagtatcattttattaaagcttctcaagatgacaacgtttgagaatgatggtccatgagtttttcaaaggagcttatgcacaaggaataaaagttttaatcattctcaatgatgagtacTCTCATGCCTCCACTAAAGAACCTTAAAGATCATCAATGAGCAAGCAaccatgtgtgcaaaacatcaaagaggaattgtgggaagttttgcagcagcaagatttcaagttaattgatcaagatCACGTGTCTCACTCcttgaagaaaatcttgaaTGCTGGTTCAAGAATGCTCTGAGAACATTCTACAGTT encodes:
- the LOC123882277 gene encoding uncharacterized protein LOC123882277, which encodes MCLNIMEDQTKELRKSCLRKLLMEKKSRSMLWLKKVKKEIWPWRFSAFRWKRLDHLQTTFMDNVVFRILSVAEVVVLVSTVCFFYLCCGCHF